The following is a genomic window from Brevibacterium limosum.
GCTACTTCCTCAACATCACCTATGTGCCGACCTATATTGAAGAGGTCTCAGATCTGAAGAACTCCGGGTCCCTGGCTCTGGGCACCATCGCGGCCGTCGTCGCCATCGTCATCACGCCGTTCTTCGGAATCGCCTCTGACCGGTTCGGACGGAAGAGGACCTTGGCTGTGCTCATGGCCGTCTTCATTCTCACCACCATCCCCGCCTACGCGCTGCTGGCGAACGCGAACCCCGGGATCGCCGTCTCCGGGGCTGCGTTCCTGGCTGTGCCCGCAGCCGGTTGGAGCGCTGTGGCAGCGGCCATGGTCCCCGAGCAGTTCACCGGCACCAGTCGGTTCTCCGGAATGGCGATCGGCTACAACGTGGCCACGGTCCTCTTCGGCGGGCTCTCACCGCTGATTGCGACCGCGTTGATGACATCGACCGGTCTGACCCTCGCCCCAGCGATCTACGCGAGCGTCATCGTCGTCGCGGCCGGCGTCCCGACCCTGTTCCTGGCGCGGAATATGGCGGGCAGGCCGCTGGCCGAGGTCGACCACGATCGGCATCTTGTGCCCGCATAATGTACCGGCGAAGAATGCTTTCCACGGAATCGGTGAGGACACAGCCGCCACCACCGACACTGTCTGGCCATCACTGAGCATCTGCGACAACGCACCCGTGCTTGAAGGACCGTTTAAACAATCTCTAGCCAAGCTAACGAAATATGGTTAGGCTCGGAATACGGAACTGTGTCGACTTTCAATCGTTGTTCAGCATTGCGTTTAGCCATACGGTTCAACAACCATCCTCTAACAGGAACGGTGTGATCATGATCGAAAAACTCAGCGACATGGGTATCAAGAGCCAGTACGCCTACACAGCCGGCTTCCTCTCCATCGGCGCTTCTTTGGTGTCGTGGACAGCCAGTCGAGGAAAATCAGGAGACTCCGAAGCCCAGGCAGACAGGTGGGGAATCTTCATCGGACATTGGGCACCAACATTTTTCGCGATCGGGATCGCGTTGCAGCTGACTGAAGAAGACTGATGCACCGCGCAGAATGGAGACACACCAGTGACAGACCCTGAAGCAATCACAGACCCTGCTGTGAAGGCAGATCCTGCAGAACTAGAAAAACTCAGAGACATGATCGCCGAAGCTGAGTTCGCGATGCTCACCACGATCTCGCACGACAACAAGCTTGTCAGTCGCCCCATGGCAGTTCAAGAAACTGAGTTCGATGGTGATCTATGGTTCGTCTTCTCACAAAACTCATCGCAGGCTGACCAGCTCAGGGATGAGTCCGAAGCTAACGCATCTTTCCAAACCAGAGGCACATGGGTGTCGGTAGCGGGGACCGGGCGTATCGTCCAAGACCGGGAGAAGCTAGAGCAGCTATGGCGACCGGCCCTATCGTCGTGGTTTCCCGATGGCGTGGACACGCCTGGAGTGGCGTTACTTAAGATTGAAGCCGAGTCCGCGCAATATTGGAACAGTGACGGCGGCTCAGTGAGGTACGCGTTCGAAATGGCTAAGGCTCGGGTGAAGGGTCAACAGCCTGATTACGGAGAGTCGAAGAAGCTCGACTTCTAGATACATAGTCGATTACTGACCGCTACCTCGCGGTGACCTTAGAATTCCCGGCGGCGTGACCGGACGAGCGTTGCGCCACGACGGCTGTGTTTAGGTTGCAGGGCGATCAGTGAGTTCCACGGCATCGCGCGTCCCAAGGTTGTTCTGAAGCTGCGGCTCATGAAGACTGTCTCGGCGGACCCGGGGCCCGACTTCCTTCGTCTGTGCATGAACCGCGACACTTAGCCGTCGCAACTCCCCCGGCAGCCACACGAGAGCAGTTCGGTTCCCGGGCCAGTGCGTTCACAAACTAAGCCAAGGCGGTCTTATTCGTATTCGCGAATCCATGTGTCCAGACACCCACAGGATTCTTCGCGAGAGTGGAAGAAGTCAGTGCACCCAATATCTGGGCATCCACACGAATCGCCTTGCCACGCCTCCCCGGGAAACCACCGGTCGACCCAGTGGCTCCAGCTGATCCCGGCGGCATGCAGTCGCTGCAAAGCTTTCTCGGAAACGGGCGCAGAAGCAGCCGACGGTGGGTTCCTCGGTTCACGCTCCTGGCCAGGTGAACTGTTCTCACGTACTGAAACCACTTGGTTCCTCCCTCATCGGAGTGTCGACGAAACGCGAGACCTACATGCGTAGGCGAAACAAAATGGTGGCATGACATCGATGTACATACACACCGACACACGCCTGTTTTCCTAAGGGAATGTTATTATGCCACTCCGGGTGTGCGGCGGCAAGCAGTTTCGTGCTGGAAACTCATGACCATCGAGTCTCGCGTAACGAGAACGTATCTCGTCTATTCACCGGGATCGAGACCGTCAAAGCCACTTTTCATCTTTGGGCTCGGACCTGCACCATGCGACCTGCGTGACAACGGGGCACCTCGCACTCGAGGGTCACTC
Proteins encoded in this region:
- a CDS encoding pyridoxamine 5'-phosphate oxidase family protein, which codes for MTDPEAITDPAVKADPAELEKLRDMIAEAEFAMLTTISHDNKLVSRPMAVQETEFDGDLWFVFSQNSSQADQLRDESEANASFQTRGTWVSVAGTGRIVQDREKLEQLWRPALSSWFPDGVDTPGVALLKIEAESAQYWNSDGGSVRYAFEMAKARVKGQQPDYGESKKLDF